In one Silene latifolia isolate original U9 population chromosome 10, ASM4854445v1, whole genome shotgun sequence genomic region, the following are encoded:
- the LOC141607157 gene encoding wall-associated receptor kinase-like 8, translating into MFFYILVIVVLPHVVLGSTPLIAKPGCSDKCGNLSIPYPFGIGEKCYHNRWFAVECVVDSNKIILLALNVSLDAEGIGHPLGRQIDVRERTLTIGFQCQGYCFDSEENITESLFAADLRGSPFRYSSDRNTFLVVGCGGDVVLMDSHNNPLAGCAQVCRNGSEKFKSKHCYGVGCCQTTLPFPLDYFWLEFFVNPSESCSIPTTAILVDKDWISNQVIDPKLSLVDCPVPAILEWTVKDLPVNSPSYSNSTCIYKKSNNGGEAEGYVCQCKGDYKGNPYLPYGCQGCLSLGNDTSRCRKDINPEFEGNTPKESIWLILVLGIGVSIGLQLLLLCAYWIYKVMKRRRETRLKARYLKRNGGMVLAQLLSSEESKTDKARIFSSSEMANATDKYNNNRILGHGGEATVFKGMLSDGRLVAIKKFKSMDARQLNNFINEVSLLSEINHRNIIKLVGCCLETEIPMLVYEYVPNGTLSEQISSPNEDFPCTWDMRLQIAIDITNGLAYLHSSSIRPIFHRDVKATNILLDSKYRAKLSDFGISRSVDIDQTHVTTRVIGTFGYLDPEYFQSHKFSDKSDVYSFGVVLIELLTGELAGHSTKDERGLVPWFRTHVQSNSLSNILDARVARSDGGNEKAKSIAELATRCLLLDGTNRPSMKEIEATLQAIKSSQEGWQNNLSAVTSMVDDAGISMTGDTTFRRFNRFGTY; encoded by the exons ATGTTTTTCTACATCTTAGTCATTGTCGTGTTACCCCATGTCGTCTTAGGATCAACACCACTTATAGCCAAACCGGGATGTAGTGACAAGTGTGGGAATTTATCAATTCCTTACCCTTTCGGCATTGGTGAGAAATGCTACCATAATCGTTGGTTTGCTGTGGAGTGCGTAGTTGATTCCAACAAAATTATCTTACTGGCATTAAATGTGAGCCTTGACGCTGAAGGCATAGGTCATCCTTTAGGGCGTCAAATAGATGTTAGAGAAAGAACCTTGACAATAGGGTTTCAATGTCAAGGTTATTGTTTTGATTCCGAAGAAAATATAACGGAATCACTGTTTGCTGCTGATTTGAGAGGCAGTCCGTTCCGATACTCGAGTGATCGGAACACATTTCTGGTTGTCGGGTGCGGAGGAGATGTTGTGCTTATGGATAGTCACAACAATCCTCTAGCTGGATGTGCTCAAGTATGTCGAAATGGGTCTGAGAAATTTAAAAGTAAGCATTGCTACGGAGTAGGGTGTTGCCAAACCACATTGCCATTTCCTCTCGATTATTTTTGGTTAGAATTTTTTGTTAATCCATCTGAGAGCTGTTCGATTCCGACTACGGCCATTTTAGTTGATAAAGACTGGATTTCTAACCAAGTTATCGATCCTAAACTTTCACTGGTAGACTGTCCTGTCCCGGCTATACTCGAATGGACAGTCAAGGATTTGCCCGTGAACTCGCCTAGCTACTCCAATTCTACATGTATTTACAAGAAGTCAAACAATGGTGGTGAAGCAGAAGGTTATGTCTGTCAGTGCAAAGGCGATTATAAAGGCAATCCTTATCTTCCTTATGGCTGCCAAG GTTGTCTTTCACTCGGAAATGATACCTCTCGCTGTCGCAAAGATATCAATCCGGAGTTTGAAGGCAACACCCCAAAGGAAAGTATATGGTTAATACTTGTACTTG GTATAGGAGTAAGTATTGGACTGCAGCTTTTACTTCTATGTGCTTACTGGATCTACAAAGTAATGAAGAGAAGAAGGGAGACGAGACTCAAGGCTCGATACTTGAAAAGAAATGGGGGCATGGTACTAGCGCAACTGTTGTCTTCTGAAGAAAGTAAGACTGACAAAGCCAGAATTTTCAGTTCAAGTGAAATGGCAAATGCAACAGACAAGTACAACAATAATCGAATTTTAGGGCATGGCGGAGAAGCTACTGTTTTTAAGGGAATGTTAAGTGACGGGAGGTTAGTAGCAATAAAGAAGTTCAAGTCAATGGATGCAAGACAATTGAACAATTTCATCAATGAGGTGAGTCTTTTATCAGAAATTAACCACAGAAATATAATAAAGCTTGTTGGATGTTGTTTAGAGACAGAAATTCCAATGTTGGTATACGAGTATGTACCTAATGGAACTCTTTCTGAGCAAATCAGTTCTCCAAATGAAGACTTCCCATGTACATGGGACATGCGACTACAGATCGCCATAGACATCACAAATGGTCTAGCTTATCTCCACTCCTCTTCAATACGACCCATATTTCATAGAGATGTAAAGGCTACCAATATTCTTTTGGATAGCAAGTACAGAGCTAAACTCTCGGATTTTGGAATTTCAAGGTCTGTTGATATTGATCAGACCCATGTGACAACCCGTGTCATCGGGACATTTGGGTATCTTGATCCGGAGTACTTCCAGTCACACAAGTTCTCGGACAAGAGTGACGTCTACAGCTTTGGGGTGGTCCTCATCGAGTTGTTGACAGGGGAACTGGCTGGCCATTCGACAAAAGATGAGCGTGGTCTAGTCCCGTGGTTCAGAACACATGTCCAATCTAATTCATTGTCCAATATATTGGATGCCCGTGTAGCAAGATCAGATGGTGGAAACGAGAAGGCTAAATCAATTGCTGAACTCGCGACAAGGTGTTTGCTTCTAGATGGAACGAATAGGCCAAGTATGAAAGAAATTGAGGCAACATTACAAGCAATAAAGTCATCACAGGAAGGTTGGCAGAATAATTTATCAGCCGTAACGAGTATGGTTGATGATGCTGGAATATCCATGACAGGTGATACCACATTTCGAAGATTCAATCGCTTTGGTACTTACTGA
- the LOC141607155 gene encoding uncharacterized protein LOC141607155 produces the protein MPWYFSAVYASLDNVKKEELWRDLEVFAQSHDKPWMAMGDFNDTRFLHERNGDGNTMRRRCHKFNSWLESNNWIDLDFSGPEYTWMRGHSNSTRKWARLDRAVCNSSWRIMFAEGSLRHLVQNQSDHCPIIMNTNGFAPIPKALRPFRFQAAWMNHNKFSDFINHNWNNSEPLFPFVHDFAVKL, from the coding sequence ATGCCTTGGTatttttcagctgtttatgcgaGTCTTGATAACGTAAAGAAGGAAGAACTTTGGAGGGATTTGGAAGTCTTTGCGCAATCACATGATAAACCGTGGATGGCTATGGGTGATTTCAATGACACGAGGTTCCTTCATGAAAGAAATGGCGATGGTAATACAATGAGGAGACGATGTCACAAGTTCAATTCGTGGTTGGAGAGCAACAATTGGATTGATCTTGATTTTTCAGGCCCGGAATATACTTGGATGAGAGGACACTCAAATAGCACCAGGAAATGGGCACGCCTTGATCGAGCTGTGTGTAATTCATCGTGGAGAATCATGTTTGCTGAAGGTTCTCTTCGTCACTTGGTCCAAAATCAGTCGGACCATTGCCCCATTATAATGAACACGAATGGTTTTGCGCCCATCCCCAAAGCTTTGAGACCGTTCAGATTTCAAGCGGCCTGGATGAACCATAACAAGTTTTCTGATTTCATTAATCACAATTGGAATAACAGTGAACCGTTGTTTCCATTTGTGCACGATTTTGCTGTGAAGTTATAG